A section of the Acidobacterium capsulatum ATCC 51196 genome encodes:
- a CDS encoding NUDIX hydrolase has protein sequence MQREYPSAPITGVGAVIIDRGRVLLIQRGQEPLKGEWSLPGGALELGESLTEGIMREVREETGLLVEPLKVVEVFDRIVRDEQGRVRYHYVLVDFLCRVTGGTLACASDAAGARWATLDELAPIQEFTARVIRKAWDLQAPSGI, from the coding sequence ATGCAACGCGAATATCCCAGCGCACCCATTACCGGCGTCGGTGCGGTCATCATTGACCGCGGCCGTGTGCTGCTCATTCAGCGCGGGCAGGAGCCGCTCAAGGGTGAGTGGTCGCTGCCCGGCGGCGCGCTTGAGCTGGGCGAAAGCCTCACTGAGGGCATCATGCGCGAGGTGCGCGAAGAGACCGGCTTGCTGGTCGAGCCCCTCAAAGTGGTGGAAGTCTTCGACCGCATTGTGCGCGATGAGCAGGGCCGCGTTCGCTACCACTATGTGCTGGTGGACTTTCTCTGCCGCGTCACGGGCGGCACCCTCGCCTGCGCCAGCGATGCCGCCGGGGCACGCTGGGCCACGCTCGACGAGCTGGCTCCCATTCAGGAGTTCACCGCCCGCGTGATTCGCAAAGCCTGGGACCTTCAGGCGCCATCCGGCATCTGA